In Defluviitalea raffinosedens, the DNA window AAATGTACAAAGGAGAACTGATCCTGGAAAGTATTCATCCAACATCCAGTATAGAAGAAGTTGCGGAAAATACAGGTTTTCCGATCCGATATATAGAAATCAAAACCACACCTCTTCCAACTGAAGAAGAACTAAGGTTATTGAATATTATAGATCCCCAGGACTACAGAAACATTGAATTTGCATAAAAATGAGGTGGTTAGATGGGACAAGTGCATAGAGTAAATATGGTCAAAACGAATTTTTTTGGTTCAGGATCCATCAATCAGTTGCCGGAAGAAGTAAAAAAAAGAGGTTACAAAAGAGCGCTTCTTATAACTGATCAATTTTTATATGAAAATTCCATAGCACAACAGGTATGTGACAAATTAAAAGAGGTAAATATTCATAGTTATATTTTTTACAAAGTAGAGCCAAATCCAACAGTAGAGTTAGTAGATCAATGTTTAGCTGTCGCTAAGGAGGTTAATCCTGATTTTTTAATTGCCCTTGGAGGTGGCTCTCCCATTGATACTTGTAAAGCAGTCAGTATTTTATTCACCAATGGAGGAAATATCGTTGAATATGAAGGGGTTAATAAATCCCGTCAAAAGGGATTACCTATTGTAGCCATCAACACGACAGCGGGAACAGGCTCAGAAGTTACAAGTTTTTATGTGATTACAGATAAAAAAAGAAATTCAAAGATGGTTATGGTAGATACGAACTGTATGGTGGATATAGCAATAAATGATGCAGATTTTATGGTATCCATGCCAAAATCCTTAACAGCTGCAACAGGAATGGATGCTATGACCCATGCCATAGAAGCGGTGTTATCAAAAGAAGCAACCCCTTTCACAGATAAAGATGCCCTTTGGGCAATTACTACGATTTATAAATATTTGCCAAAAGCAGTTCAGGACGGCAGTAATTTGGAAGTCAGAGAAATGATGGCGTATGCAGCTTATACGGCAGGAATTGCTTTTTCTAATTCAGGTCTTGGAATGGTGCATGCAATGGCCCATTCTCTGGGCGGATTCTATAATCTTCCTCATGGAGTATGTAATGCAGTTTTACTGCCTTATGTGATGAAATTTAACGGCAAAGATCCAGGAGCCCAGGAGCCTTTTAGA includes these proteins:
- a CDS encoding iron-containing alcohol dehydrogenase, which encodes MGQVHRVNMVKTNFFGSGSINQLPEEVKKRGYKRALLITDQFLYENSIAQQVCDKLKEVNIHSYIFYKVEPNPTVELVDQCLAVAKEVNPDFLIALGGGSPIDTCKAVSILFTNGGNIVEYEGVNKSRQKGLPIVAINTTAGTGSEVTSFYVITDKKRNSKMVMVDTNCMVDIAINDADFMVSMPKSLTAATGMDAMTHAIEAVLSKEATPFTDKDALWAITTIYKYLPKAVQDGSNLEVREMMAYAAYTAGIAFSNSGLGMVHAMAHSLGGFYNLPHGVCNAVLLPYVMKFNGKDPGAQEPFRKIANALGIKGMDWGGAQRAVNESIKEIQKLSRTVGIPQKLRDLQRVDPKDFPVLAELALNDTCMPSNRITPTLEQVIEVYKEAY